A DNA window from Chlamydia felis Fe/C-56 contains the following coding sequences:
- the prmC gene encoding peptide chain release factor N(5)-glutamine methyltransferase — METKRILSKASAYLKYHGVAFSDREASDILMDFLGISSRAQLASVVLDADSLETYWKRVQQRAARVPTSYIHGSVSFLGLHLDVDSRVLIPRMETELLAERIIKYLTQHPHIRTFYDVCCGSGCLGLSVKKYCPEIQVVLSDICPKAVAVAKANASINNLKVEILLGDLFSPYSYPADAFVCNPPYLSFSEIMYVDPEVRCHEPWKALVGGSSGVEFYERIAQDLDLVLCPGGVGWLEIGYRQGELIKKIFAGRGVSGTIYQDLSGCDRIFFLENQASDAVSS, encoded by the coding sequence ATGGAAACGAAGAGAATTCTTAGCAAAGCTTCTGCATATTTAAAATATCATGGCGTTGCTTTCTCCGATAGAGAGGCTTCTGATATTTTGATGGATTTTCTTGGAATAAGTTCTCGGGCGCAATTAGCGTCTGTAGTTCTAGATGCAGATTCTTTAGAAACTTATTGGAAACGTGTTCAACAAAGGGCAGCGCGAGTCCCTACGTCCTACATTCATGGTAGCGTGAGTTTTTTAGGTCTGCATTTAGATGTGGATTCTCGCGTGCTTATTCCTAGAATGGAAACAGAATTGCTTGCTGAGCGGATCATAAAGTATTTAACCCAGCATCCTCATATTCGGACGTTTTATGACGTGTGTTGTGGTAGTGGGTGTCTAGGATTGTCTGTAAAAAAATATTGTCCTGAGATTCAGGTTGTTCTTTCAGATATTTGTCCAAAAGCTGTGGCTGTAGCTAAGGCAAATGCTTCTATAAATAATTTAAAAGTGGAAATTCTTCTTGGGGACTTATTTTCTCCCTACTCTTATCCGGCAGATGCTTTTGTCTGTAATCCGCCCTATCTTTCTTTTAGTGAGATCATGTACGTGGACCCTGAGGTGCGTTGTCATGAACCATGGAAAGCTTTGGTTGGAGGAAGTTCTGGAGTCGAGTTCTATGAAAGAATAGCTCAAGATTTAGACCTTGTTTTATGCCCCGGAGGTGTGGGATGGTTAGAAATTGGCTATCGGCAAGGAGAACTAATAAAAAAAATTTTTGCAGGCCGTGGTGTTTCTGGAACTATATACCAAGATCTCTCAGGTTGCGATAGGATTTTTTTTCTTGAAAATCAAGCAAGTGATGCTGTATCCTCATGA
- a CDS encoding SF1B family DNA helicase RecD2: MEKISGKLEGVLFEDHDSKETVARIRIPYKGTLVVIKGQFPDFFLQIGMQLHLYGKWSENPNLGQYFQVYSCDSQEMRDNRGIINYLTSKLIKGIGPKITEKILEKFQNDTAYILDNHPERLIEVPGISKNRCDNLCAQLREQKDLRTTLLFLQQYDIAIHYGVKIFKKYKEHAIEKICEDPFLLAREMEGIGFKTADLIATRLGVPLNSQSRLFAGIQHALEELQEDGHTCYPLQGLAQAVEKLLNQDIPEKLIQIEEIISQVHLMQEKNILHIQELETTPHVWTKHIYLAEKTVVSDLKRILFSSRKIRSIDGNKAIQWVENNLNLHLEQNQKEAVRACFSEKIHIITGGPGTGKSTITKSILKIFEQVTYKIILAAPTGKAAKRMTEITGKHSVTIHALLQYDFKTRSFRKNYENPIDCDLIIVDESGMMDTYLLYHFLKALPDHAIVIFIGDVHQLPSIGPGNILKDIINSRKITVTKLNKIFRQVHDSNIITNAHKVNAGEFPILHSESGRKDFLFFQKEDPQEAVDHIVHLVTQFIPKKYHIYPKDIQILAPMKKGILGIHNLNKVLKSALNPKQATLHGRFHSYAVGDKVMQIRNNYNKEVFNGDIGYISMINFENKRVVVNMEGKYVVYSFSELDALVLAYATSVHKYQGSESPCIILPIHTSHFMMLYRNLLYTAITRGKQLVVLVGTKKAIAIATRNDKVQHRCTGLGQALEQLTQPNIKLAHFHE; encoded by the coding sequence ATGGAGAAAATTTCCGGAAAATTAGAAGGCGTACTTTTTGAAGATCACGATTCAAAGGAAACCGTTGCACGTATAAGAATACCTTATAAGGGTACGCTCGTTGTCATAAAAGGCCAATTCCCAGATTTTTTTCTACAGATTGGCATGCAGCTACATTTATATGGAAAATGGTCCGAAAACCCTAATCTAGGACAATATTTCCAAGTATATAGCTGTGATTCTCAAGAAATGCGAGATAATCGAGGTATAATCAATTACCTTACCTCTAAGCTTATCAAGGGTATCGGACCAAAAATTACCGAAAAAATCCTCGAAAAATTCCAAAATGACACTGCGTATATCCTCGATAATCATCCCGAAAGATTAATAGAAGTTCCTGGAATCAGCAAAAACCGCTGCGACAATCTCTGCGCACAACTTCGTGAACAAAAAGATCTTAGAACAACATTGCTATTCCTACAGCAATACGATATTGCTATCCACTACGGTGTAAAAATTTTTAAAAAGTATAAAGAGCACGCTATAGAGAAAATCTGTGAAGATCCTTTTCTTTTAGCTAGAGAAATGGAGGGAATCGGATTTAAAACCGCGGATCTTATTGCAACACGCCTAGGCGTGCCTTTAAATTCGCAAAGTCGATTATTTGCAGGAATACAACATGCCCTTGAAGAACTTCAAGAAGATGGACATACTTGCTATCCTCTACAAGGTCTCGCTCAAGCTGTAGAAAAACTCCTTAATCAAGATATTCCAGAAAAACTCATACAAATTGAAGAGATTATTTCTCAAGTGCATCTTATGCAAGAGAAAAATATCTTACATATTCAAGAGTTGGAAACCACCCCACACGTATGGACAAAGCATATTTACCTTGCGGAAAAGACTGTGGTTTCTGATCTAAAAAGGATCTTATTTTCCTCAAGAAAAATCCGCTCTATAGATGGAAATAAAGCCATTCAATGGGTTGAGAATAACCTAAACCTTCATCTAGAGCAGAATCAAAAAGAGGCTGTTCGCGCGTGTTTCTCAGAGAAAATCCATATCATTACCGGAGGACCAGGAACTGGAAAAAGTACCATTACTAAATCAATACTAAAGATATTCGAGCAGGTTACCTATAAAATCATTTTAGCTGCTCCCACAGGGAAAGCAGCTAAACGCATGACAGAAATTACTGGCAAGCACTCGGTAACTATTCATGCGCTACTACAGTACGATTTTAAAACCCGATCTTTTCGAAAAAACTATGAAAACCCAATAGATTGCGATCTTATCATAGTTGATGAATCGGGAATGATGGATACATATCTGTTGTATCATTTTCTAAAAGCACTTCCCGATCATGCTATCGTTATATTCATTGGAGATGTTCATCAGTTACCTAGTATCGGCCCAGGAAACATCCTCAAAGATATTATCAATTCTAGAAAGATTACTGTAACGAAGCTAAATAAGATTTTTCGTCAGGTACATGATTCTAATATTATTACCAATGCTCATAAAGTCAACGCGGGCGAGTTTCCTATACTCCACTCTGAATCAGGCCGTAAGGATTTCCTGTTTTTCCAAAAAGAAGATCCTCAAGAAGCCGTGGATCATATTGTTCATCTAGTCACACAATTTATCCCGAAGAAATACCACATCTATCCTAAAGATATTCAAATTCTCGCCCCCATGAAAAAAGGCATTTTGGGAATTCATAATCTCAATAAGGTTTTAAAATCAGCTTTAAACCCAAAGCAAGCAACTCTTCACGGTAGATTTCATTCCTATGCCGTAGGAGATAAAGTTATGCAAATCCGCAATAATTATAATAAAGAGGTATTCAATGGAGACATCGGCTACATCTCTATGATTAACTTTGAAAACAAACGTGTGGTAGTCAATATGGAAGGAAAGTACGTCGTGTACTCATTCTCGGAGCTTGATGCTCTCGTTTTAGCTTATGCTACCTCAGTACATAAATACCAAGGAAGCGAAAGCCCCTGTATTATCCTTCCCATACACACGTCCCACTTCATGATGCTCTATAGGAATCTTCTCTATACCGCCATTACGAGAGGAAAGCAGCTTGTTGTCTTAGTAGGAACAAAAAAAGCTATTGCTATAGCTACAAGAAACGATAAGGTACAACACCGCTGCACAGGACTTGGGCAAGCTCTTGAGCAACTTACCCAACCCAATATCAAGCTTGCCCATTTTCACGAATAA
- the trmD gene encoding tRNA (guanosine(37)-N1)-methyltransferase TrmD, with protein MEIDILSLFPDYFDSPLRSSILGRAIKNGLLKIQSRDIREFGLGKWKQVDDAPFNNDGMLLMAEPVVQAIRYVKRRESRVIHLSPQGVPLTAQKSRELAKCSHLIFLCGHYEGIDERALEIEVDEEISIGDYVLTNGGIAALVVIDALSRFIPGVLGNQESAEKDSLENGLLEGPQYTRPRVFEGREVPQVLLQGDHQAIARWRKQVSLDRTRERRPDLYVRYLYDRESEDVPQMEADPKQSAFEGECAVVLDVENINRSKRFYSKVFKSNQPIGDKLYIPGKTQMVLHLQEVGLKNKNTAVLSLRLDCENDFYSFLGRWKMLGGTLEQADDRGAVRLVRDFDGHLWAISCKKAK; from the coding sequence ATGGAGATCGATATACTTTCTTTATTCCCAGATTATTTTGATAGCCCTTTGCGATCCAGTATTTTGGGTAGGGCTATTAAGAACGGGCTGTTGAAAATCCAATCCAGAGATATACGAGAATTTGGGTTGGGGAAATGGAAACAGGTAGATGATGCCCCTTTTAATAATGATGGAATGCTTCTTATGGCAGAGCCTGTGGTGCAGGCAATAAGATATGTTAAAAGAAGAGAATCCAGGGTAATTCATCTTTCACCACAAGGAGTGCCTTTAACAGCTCAAAAAAGCCGAGAATTAGCAAAGTGCTCACATTTGATATTCTTGTGTGGACACTACGAAGGCATTGATGAAAGAGCCTTAGAAATTGAAGTGGATGAAGAGATAAGTATCGGTGATTATGTATTAACTAATGGGGGAATTGCTGCCTTAGTTGTAATCGATGCCCTATCTCGTTTTATTCCCGGAGTTTTGGGAAATCAGGAGAGCGCAGAAAAGGATTCTCTAGAAAATGGGTTGTTAGAAGGACCTCAATATACACGTCCTCGAGTGTTTGAAGGTAGAGAGGTTCCTCAAGTGCTTCTTCAAGGAGATCATCAAGCAATTGCTCGATGGAGAAAGCAAGTAAGTTTAGATAGAACCCGGGAAAGACGGCCTGATTTATATGTTCGCTATCTTTATGATCGAGAGAGTGAGGATGTTCCCCAGATGGAAGCCGATCCAAAGCAGTCTGCCTTTGAAGGAGAGTGTGCTGTAGTTTTGGATGTTGAAAACATAAATCGGTCAAAAAGATTTTATTCTAAGGTATTTAAATCAAATCAGCCTATTGGTGATAAGCTATACATCCCAGGGAAAACGCAGATGGTACTACATTTGCAAGAAGTGGGGTTAAAAAATAAAAATACAGCCGTTTTGTCGCTTCGACTAGATTGTGAAAACGATTTTTATAGTTTTTTAGGACGATGGAAAATGCTTGGAGGGACTCTAGAACAAGCTGACGATCGTGGAGCGGTGAGATTAGTTCGTGATTTTGACGGCCATTTATGGGCAATCTCTTGCAAAAAGGCAAAATAG
- the gmk gene encoding guanylate kinase, translating into MKDKVSFPFSPDRPLCVPKLFTISAPAGAGKTTLVRMLAEEFPDSFQKTVSLTTRSPRPEEVHGVDYYFVSQEEFLKRLDSGDFLEWVALFGEYYGTSRLEIDKIWKSGKHAIAVIDVEGALALRSKIPTVTIFISAPSLEELERRLKHRGSEQDAQRQERLQHSLIEQAASSKFEYVIINDDLEKSYEILKSIFIAEEHRNVL; encoded by the coding sequence ATGAAAGATAAAGTTAGTTTCCCCTTTTCTCCCGATCGACCTCTGTGTGTACCGAAGCTATTTACTATTAGTGCTCCTGCCGGAGCGGGGAAAACTACGCTAGTGCGTATGTTAGCAGAGGAATTCCCGGATTCTTTTCAAAAAACTGTGTCATTAACAACGCGATCGCCTCGTCCTGAAGAAGTTCACGGTGTAGATTATTATTTTGTTTCTCAAGAAGAGTTTCTGAAACGATTAGATAGTGGTGATTTTCTAGAATGGGTAGCTCTTTTCGGAGAATATTACGGAACTAGTCGTTTAGAAATTGATAAAATTTGGAAATCTGGAAAACACGCGATTGCAGTGATTGATGTGGAGGGAGCTTTAGCTTTACGGAGTAAAATTCCTACCGTGACTATTTTTATTTCCGCTCCCTCCCTGGAAGAATTAGAAAGGCGTTTAAAACATAGAGGATCTGAACAAGATGCTCAAAGACAAGAACGGTTGCAGCACAGTCTCATAGAACAAGCTGCTTCCAGTAAATTTGAATACGTCATTATCAATGATGATTTGGAAAAATCTTACGAGATTTTGAAAAGTATTTTTATAGCAGAAGAACATAGGAACGTATTATGA
- the ffh gene encoding signal recognition particle protein yields MISSLSQKLSSIFSSLISSRRITEENISEAIREVRLALLDADVNYHVVKSFIAKVKQKILGEEVWKHVSPGQQFIRHLHEELTELLISSEADLTTSGNPGVVLLCGLQGTGKTTTCAKLAAYVLEKRKAKKVLVVPCDLKRYAAVDQLRNLISKTKAELYNSEAQDPVKVVSQALDYAKQNGHDLVLIDTAGRLHVDEAMMEELASIQKASKSCERLFVMNLAMGQDAVTTAKAFDDCLDLTGVIISMTDGDARAGAVLSMKSLLGKPIKFEGCGEKIQDLRPFNAESMADRILGMGDTMHFVQKMRECISEEEDEELGKKLIESTFTYEDYYKQMKAFRRMGPLRKLMGMMPSFGGMKPSDKEIADSEEHMKRTEAIILSMTPQERSEKVELDMSRMKRIAAGCGLTLGDVNQFRKRMMQSKKFFKNMSKEKIEQMKKKMSGGNLWR; encoded by the coding sequence ATGATCAGTTCTTTATCGCAAAAACTATCCTCGATTTTTTCTTCGCTGATTTCCTCTCGTAGAATTACTGAAGAAAACATATCTGAAGCGATCCGAGAAGTCCGCTTGGCTTTGCTAGATGCTGACGTGAATTACCATGTCGTTAAAAGTTTTATTGCTAAGGTAAAGCAAAAAATTCTTGGAGAGGAGGTGTGGAAACACGTTTCCCCCGGACAACAGTTTATACGACATTTACACGAAGAATTGACAGAATTGCTCATCAGTAGTGAAGCTGATTTAACGACTTCAGGAAACCCTGGAGTGGTTTTGCTTTGTGGTTTACAGGGAACAGGGAAAACTACGACATGCGCTAAACTCGCAGCTTATGTTCTAGAGAAACGTAAGGCAAAGAAAGTGTTGGTTGTTCCTTGCGATTTGAAGCGCTATGCAGCAGTAGATCAATTAAGAAATTTGATTTCAAAAACCAAAGCAGAGCTGTATAATAGCGAAGCGCAAGACCCTGTAAAGGTTGTTTCTCAAGCTTTAGATTATGCAAAACAGAACGGTCATGATCTTGTTTTAATTGATACAGCCGGTCGATTGCATGTGGATGAGGCTATGATGGAAGAATTGGCTTCCATACAAAAGGCCTCTAAATCCTGCGAAAGGCTATTTGTAATGAACTTGGCTATGGGGCAAGACGCTGTTACTACAGCCAAAGCATTTGATGATTGTTTAGATCTTACTGGAGTTATTATCTCCATGACGGATGGCGATGCTCGCGCAGGTGCTGTTCTGTCAATGAAAAGTTTATTGGGAAAACCAATAAAATTTGAAGGGTGTGGTGAGAAAATCCAAGATCTTCGACCTTTTAATGCGGAGTCTATGGCGGATCGCATTTTGGGTATGGGAGATACTATGCATTTTGTTCAAAAAATGCGCGAATGTATCTCAGAGGAAGAAGACGAAGAACTTGGGAAAAAGTTAATAGAATCGACCTTCACTTATGAAGATTACTATAAGCAAATGAAGGCGTTTCGACGTATGGGTCCACTCAGAAAGCTTATGGGGATGATGCCAAGTTTTGGTGGCATGAAACCTAGTGATAAAGAGATTGCGGACTCCGAAGAACATATGAAAAGAACAGAAGCTATTATCCTCTCTATGACTCCTCAAGAGAGAAGTGAAAAGGTAGAGTTAGATATGAGCCGCATGAAAAGAATAGCGGCTGGCTGCGGATTGACTTTAGGTGATGTAAATCAGTTCCGCAAGCGTATGATGCAATCTAAAAAGTTTTTTAAAAATATGAGTAAAGAAAAAATAGAACAAATGAAAAAGAAAATGTCTGGAGGAAACCTGTGGCGTTAA
- the rplS gene encoding 50S ribosomal protein L19 — MGNLIKELQDEQLRKEDLEDFRVGDTIRVATKIVDGGKERTQVFQGTVMARRGGGAGETVCLHRVAYGEGMEKSFLLHSPKIVGIEVVKRGKVSRARLYYLKGKTGKAAKVKEYIGPRSSKK, encoded by the coding sequence ATGGGGAACTTAATTAAGGAATTGCAAGACGAACAACTTCGAAAAGAAGATTTGGAAGATTTTCGTGTTGGAGACACCATTCGTGTAGCTACAAAAATTGTGGACGGTGGTAAAGAACGTACACAAGTATTTCAAGGTACTGTGATGGCTCGTAGAGGTGGCGGAGCAGGAGAAACCGTTTGTTTGCACCGAGTAGCTTATGGCGAAGGTATGGAAAAGAGTTTCTTACTTCATAGTCCTAAGATTGTAGGTATTGAAGTAGTGAAACGTGGTAAGGTTTCTCGAGCTCGTCTGTACTACTTGAAAGGTAAGACTGGTAAGGCTGCTAAAGTTAAAGAGTATATTGGTCCTAGATCTTCTAAAAAATAG
- the metG gene encoding methionine--tRNA ligase: MPSRVLITSALPYANGPLHFGHIAGAYLPADVYARFRRLLGDDVLYICGSDEYGIAITLNAERAGLGYQEYVNMYHKIHKDTFDKLKISLDFFSRTTNPFHKALVEDFYTQLKSKGLIENQTSLQLYSEEENRFLADRYVEGTCPRCGFDGARGDECQKCGADYEATDLIHPRSKLSGSELVLKETEHAYFHLERMVEPLLDFIDKSYLPEHVRKFIVDYIKNLRPRAITRDLSWGIPVPDFPNKVFYVWFDAPIGYISGTMDWAASVNNPEAWKDFWLEESTEYVQFIGKDNIPFHAAIFPAMELGQSIPYKKMDALISSEFYLLEGAQFSKSEGNYIDMDAFLDTYSLDKLRYVLAATAPETSDSEFTFLDFKTRCNSELVGKFGNFINRVLAFAEKNGFKELVYSETLLEDKDKKFLDDAQRIVQEAREHYSKYSLRKACSAIMELAALGNIYVNDQAPWKLLKEGLAHRVEAVLFCACYCQKLLALISYPILPGTAWEIWNMLSPKSLDLVNQDKDRVKNLWNSEFFDVSDEVFSLKTPQLLCAIVD, from the coding sequence ATGCCTTCGCGAGTTCTGATTACCTCGGCATTACCTTATGCTAATGGACCTTTACATTTTGGACATATAGCCGGGGCCTATCTACCCGCAGATGTCTACGCTAGATTTCGTAGGTTATTAGGGGACGACGTCCTTTATATTTGTGGTTCTGATGAGTATGGAATCGCAATCACACTAAATGCCGAACGCGCAGGTTTAGGCTACCAAGAGTATGTGAATATGTATCATAAGATACATAAAGATACTTTTGATAAATTGAAGATTTCCCTCGATTTCTTCTCACGTACAACAAATCCTTTTCATAAAGCCCTTGTTGAGGATTTTTATACGCAGCTGAAGTCCAAAGGTCTTATAGAGAATCAGACTTCTCTTCAGTTATACTCTGAAGAAGAAAACCGTTTTCTCGCAGATCGTTATGTAGAAGGTACGTGCCCTAGATGTGGGTTTGATGGAGCTCGTGGTGATGAGTGTCAAAAATGTGGGGCTGACTATGAAGCTACTGACCTAATACATCCACGATCTAAATTGTCAGGATCCGAACTCGTTCTGAAAGAGACAGAACATGCCTATTTTCACTTAGAACGCATGGTCGAACCTTTATTGGATTTCATAGACAAGAGCTATTTACCAGAGCATGTCCGAAAATTTATTGTAGATTATATAAAGAATTTACGCCCACGCGCCATTACCAGAGACCTATCTTGGGGAATTCCCGTTCCTGATTTTCCTAATAAGGTTTTTTATGTCTGGTTTGATGCCCCTATTGGTTATATTAGTGGGACTATGGATTGGGCGGCATCTGTAAATAATCCTGAAGCTTGGAAAGACTTTTGGTTGGAAGAGTCTACAGAGTATGTACAGTTTATAGGGAAGGATAATATTCCTTTTCATGCTGCGATATTTCCCGCAATGGAACTGGGACAGAGTATTCCTTATAAAAAGATGGATGCCCTAATATCTTCTGAATTTTATCTTCTTGAAGGAGCACAATTTAGTAAATCCGAAGGGAATTACATAGATATGGATGCCTTTTTGGATACCTATTCTCTTGATAAATTACGTTACGTGTTGGCGGCAACAGCTCCAGAAACTTCTGATAGCGAGTTTACCTTCTTAGATTTTAAAACACGCTGTAATTCGGAACTTGTGGGTAAATTCGGGAATTTTATTAATCGTGTTCTTGCTTTTGCTGAGAAAAATGGATTTAAGGAATTAGTATATTCCGAGACACTTTTAGAAGATAAAGATAAAAAGTTCCTAGATGATGCGCAAAGAATCGTTCAGGAAGCTCGGGAGCATTATAGTAAGTATAGTTTGCGCAAGGCGTGTTCTGCGATTATGGAGTTAGCGGCATTAGGAAATATATACGTTAATGATCAGGCTCCATGGAAATTGCTTAAAGAGGGATTAGCCCATCGTGTAGAGGCGGTACTCTTTTGTGCATGCTACTGTCAGAAATTGCTGGCGTTGATTTCTTATCCTATTCTTCCTGGAACAGCTTGGGAAATATGGAATATGTTATCTCCAAAATCTTTGGATCTTGTAAATCAAGACAAAGATCGAGTGAAAAACCTATGGAATTCGGAATTTTTCGATGTTTCTGATGAGGTTTTTTCACTAAAAACGCCACAGCTGTTATGTGCGATTGTAGATTAG
- the prfA gene encoding peptide chain release factor 1 encodes MEKKILEYLKRLEEVEVKISDPEIFNNPKEYSSLSREHARLTELKNVYDKVLRHEKILNDDKHALAQEKDPEMIAMLEEGIQSGKSEIEKLYKILENLLVPPDPDDDLNVIMELRAGTGGDEAALFVGDCVRMYHLYASAKGWKYEELSASESDIGGYKEYVMGISGTGVKRLLQYEAGTHRVQRVPETETQGRVHTSAITVAVLPEPAEDDEEVFVDEKDLKIDTFRASGAGGQHVNVTDSAVRITHLPTGVVVTCQDERSQHKNKAKAMRILKARIRDAEMQRRHKEASAMRSAQVGSGDRSERIRTYNFSQNRVTDHRIGLTLYNLDKVMEGDLDTITSALVSHAYHQLFQNGNEENS; translated from the coding sequence ATGGAAAAAAAGATTCTAGAGTATTTGAAGCGCCTAGAGGAAGTGGAAGTTAAGATTTCTGATCCGGAAATTTTTAATAATCCTAAAGAGTATAGTAGTTTGAGTAGGGAGCACGCACGTCTTACTGAATTAAAAAACGTGTATGATAAGGTTTTAAGACACGAAAAAATTCTCAATGATGATAAACATGCTCTGGCTCAAGAAAAAGATCCTGAGATGATTGCAATGCTAGAAGAGGGTATTCAATCAGGAAAATCTGAAATTGAAAAGCTTTATAAAATTTTAGAAAATTTATTGGTGCCACCCGATCCAGATGATGATTTAAATGTGATCATGGAATTGCGCGCGGGTACAGGAGGAGATGAGGCGGCCCTGTTTGTGGGGGATTGTGTGCGGATGTATCATCTGTATGCTTCTGCTAAAGGATGGAAATATGAAGAGCTTTCAGCTTCTGAATCTGATATCGGCGGATATAAAGAATATGTCATGGGTATCTCAGGAACTGGGGTAAAGCGCTTGCTTCAGTATGAAGCGGGAACTCACCGAGTTCAAAGGGTCCCCGAAACCGAAACTCAAGGACGTGTTCATACGTCTGCGATTACTGTGGCCGTATTGCCAGAACCAGCAGAAGACGATGAAGAAGTCTTTGTCGATGAGAAAGATTTAAAAATAGACACTTTTAGAGCTTCCGGCGCTGGCGGCCAGCACGTAAACGTTACAGACTCAGCAGTAAGAATTACTCACTTGCCTACGGGTGTTGTTGTTACTTGTCAGGATGAACGTAGTCAGCATAAAAATAAAGCCAAAGCTATGCGTATCTTAAAGGCTCGTATACGTGATGCTGAGATGCAAAGACGTCATAAAGAAGCTTCGGCTATGCGCTCGGCTCAGGTGGGTAGTGGAGATCGATCGGAAAGAATTCGCACCTATAACTTCTCGCAAAATCGCGTGACCGATCATAGAATAGGCCTTACTCTGTACAATTTAGATAAAGTTATGGAAGGGGATTTAGACACCATTACTTCAGCATTAGTTAGCCACGCTTATCACCAGCTCTTTCAAAATGGAAACGAAGAGAATTCTTAG
- a CDS encoding type B 50S ribosomal protein L31: MKKNTHLDYKQVLFVDSSTGYKFVCGSTYQSDKTEVFEGQEYPVCYVSVSSSSHPFFTGSKRLVDAEGRVDKFLKRYSNVKPAQPVQVAEEPVAKGKKKPSLKKKK; encoded by the coding sequence ATGAAAAAGAACACTCATCTTGACTACAAGCAAGTTTTATTCGTAGATTCTTCTACGGGATATAAGTTTGTTTGCGGATCTACATATCAAAGCGATAAGACGGAAGTTTTTGAAGGACAAGAATATCCTGTGTGCTACGTCAGTGTGTCTTCTTCTTCACATCCTTTCTTCACAGGAAGTAAGAGATTAGTGGATGCCGAAGGCCGGGTAGATAAGTTCTTAAAACGTTACAGTAATGTAAAGCCTGCGCAACCTGTTCAAGTTGCTGAAGAACCTGTTGCCAAAGGCAAGAAAAAGCCTTCACTAAAGAAAAAGAAATAG
- a CDS encoding 30S ribosomal protein S16 — MALKIRLRQQGRRNHVVYRLVLADVESPRDGRYIELLGWYDPHSTVNYQLKSERIFHWLNQGAELTEKAAVLIKQGAPGVYSELMAKKMTRKAVMCQKRRAYRQRRSLKRAETAQAVSK; from the coding sequence GTGGCGTTAAAAATTCGTTTACGACAACAAGGGCGAAGAAATCACGTAGTCTATAGATTAGTACTTGCTGACGTAGAGTCTCCTCGTGATGGTAGATACATAGAATTGTTGGGTTGGTACGATCCTCACAGCACAGTGAATTATCAATTGAAAAGCGAACGGATTTTTCATTGGTTAAATCAAGGCGCCGAACTTACAGAGAAAGCTGCTGTTTTGATTAAACAAGGAGCTCCGGGGGTTTACAGTGAATTAATGGCTAAGAAAATGACGCGCAAGGCTGTTATGTGCCAAAAACGCCGTGCTTATCGCCAACGTCGTTCTTTAAAAAGAGCTGAAACCGCACAAGCTGTTTCTAAATAA
- a CDS encoding ribonuclease HII, producing the protein MHTLVEEQLFLSKTIFEEEVFSEGFSIIAGVDEVGRGPLAGPVVAGACILPRGKIFAGVNDSKKLSPKERGRMRDILVNDPDVYYGIGVVSVERIDEINILEATKEAMAVAIANLPVHPDFLLVDGLHLPHKIPCKKIIKGDSKVASIAAASIIAKEYRDDLMRELHQRYPDYGFDKHKGYGTAAHLAALKAFGPCDCHRKSFAPIRRR; encoded by the coding sequence ATGCATACCCTAGTTGAAGAACAGCTGTTTTTGTCTAAGACTATCTTTGAAGAAGAAGTTTTTAGTGAGGGCTTTTCCATTATAGCTGGTGTAGATGAGGTCGGTCGAGGCCCATTAGCAGGACCTGTGGTTGCGGGAGCCTGCATTCTTCCTCGAGGAAAGATATTTGCCGGAGTGAATGATAGCAAGAAACTTTCCCCCAAGGAAAGAGGCAGAATGCGCGATATTCTTGTGAATGATCCGGATGTATATTATGGAATCGGAGTTGTCTCTGTAGAAAGAATAGATGAGATCAATATCCTTGAAGCGACCAAGGAAGCTATGGCAGTAGCTATAGCCAATCTACCTGTTCATCCTGATTTTCTTCTTGTGGATGGTTTGCATCTGCCCCATAAGATTCCTTGTAAGAAGATTATTAAAGGGGATTCAAAAGTAGCCTCCATTGCTGCAGCATCGATTATAGCTAAAGAATATAGAGATGATTTAATGCGAGAGCTTCACCAGCGTTATCCTGATTATGGTTTTGATAAGCATAAGGGTTACGGTACTGCTGCTCACTTGGCAGCATTGAAGGCTTTCGGTCCCTGTGATTGTCATAGGAAGAGTTTTGCTCCCATAAGGCGCAGGTAG